The Rouxiella sp. WC2420 region TGATACTCCCGTATTCATCAGCGTGCAACGCCAAACGCTGCTACTGATAATAATGGAGTATCTACTTCTCAGGGTTTTTAGCTGGTGCCATCAACCCTGTTGCTGCGGCATTTTTAACCGCGGCGGGCGGGACATATATTTGCCCCTTTTAATTTTTACGAAGGGTAAAATAAATCGCCGCAATAATAATTGATGACAGTCACGTTTTGTTAAAAAAACGCCTATTCCTGTCTGAAAAGTTTCCTAATATCAATAAATCGGGGTGTTTTGGGCAGGGATTGAGAAGAATTAGCCTAACGCTTCCGAATATCAGAAGCGTTTAATATGTTTATTACGAGGCAAAAAATATTTGGGGGGGGGGGAATCTATGCAAGCCTTGCTGCATCTACGTGGAACAGGCGCGAGAAGTTAGCCGTAGTCGCTTCCGCTAGCGTTTCCAGGCTCACGCCTTTCAATACCGCCAGATATTCTGCAACATCTCGGACATAAGCTGGCTGATTTTCTTTACCACGATGAGGAACCGGCGCCAGATAAGGTGAATCGGTTTCAATTAACAGGCGATCCAGCGGGACGTAGCGAGCGGCTTCACGCAGCTGCTCTGCGTTTCTGAAAGTTACGATCCCAGAGAAAGAGATGTAGAAACCCAGATCCAATAAGATCTCTGCAGTTGCTCTATCTTCGGTAAAACAGTGCAATACGCCGCCACACTCCCCGGCTTTTTCTTCGTGCAGAATATCTAGCGTGTCCTGACGTGCATCGCGAGTATGCACGATGACCGGCTTGTTAAGCTCACGGCCGACGCGGATATGATGACGGAAAGAATCTTGCTGCAATTTCAGCTGGAAATCTTCTTTCTGGTAAAAATAGTCCAGACCGGTTTCACCCATCGCCACAACGCGCGGATCGGCAGCCAGCTTGCGCAGCTCGTCAAAGTCGTAACCACCCTCAATATTCAGCGGATGCACGCCGCAAGAGAAGGCAACCTCAGGGCGATCGCCAATCAATTCAGCCATTTCGCGATAACCAGGCAACGTACAGGCCACCGCCAGCATAAACTTCACATCGCGGGCACGGGCTTTCTCTAACATGTCGTCTACACCGCTGTGCAGCGTCTGATAATCAAGGCTGTCGAGATGACAATGTGAATCGACTAAAAACATAGTATTAACTCTTTAATTTTTCGAGGAATTTCAGTTTTACAGAGAACTCTCTACAGGGAATGTTCCCATTCCAGTAGCTGTTCGGTGAGCAGCAGCTCGCGGTTAACACCCACGATGCCGAGAAGCTGTTGACGGCAGTGCATCCACCCTTGCAGATCTTTTTGCAGAGCCGAATTGCCCAGGCCGCTCGCCAACTGAGCAATCAACGGCTGCTGGTCGAGATTAATGGTGTAATGTCCTGCACCCTGTTGAGTTTTAATAACGTCCAGCAGCAGCGAACAAAGCCAAAATAGGCGATCGGCGGCGTCGTCATGATTTAGCTGTGGCAGCAGTGAGAGTAAATCACGCTGTTGCCAGTTGAGGGTTAGTTGCTGAAAAAGCTGTTCGCGCTGTTTCCAGCGTTCGGGCTGGAGTAATTCCAGCGCGGCCAACGGCGTACCCTCTCCCAGCCTGAGTGCTGTTTGAATAGCCAGTGGCGCGACTTGCAGCTGGCGGGCAATCCATTGACTGGCAAGTGCAGCATCGGGTGTCGTTAAATGCCAATAAAAACAGCGGCTACGCAGGGTCGGCAATAGCCTGGACGGCTCCTGGCATCCCAACAGAAAATAGGTGCGCTCCGGCGGCTCTTCCAGCGTTTTAAGCAACGCATTGGCCGCCGCTTCGGTCAGCAGCTCGGCATGGGGTAACCAAACGACTTTAGCCCCGCCCTGCTGAGAATAGTTGTACAGCGTCTCAATTAACTGGCGAATAGGTTCGACACCGAGACTGTTTTTGCCTTTCTCTGGTGTCAGTACGTGCCAATCAGGATGGTTACCAGCAATCATCAGGTTGCAGCTATGACATTTGCCACAGCTTTTTTCCCCTTCCGGACGCTGACACAGCAACCAGCGGCTCAGGCCATAGACCAACGCATCTTCGCCCATGCCTTTGGCAGCATGCATCAGCAGCGCGTGATGACCGCGTCCATCCTGATATTGAGCCACTAGCTGCCGGTAAGGGCCGTTTAACCAGGGATACCAGTTCATTCCTGAGTTTCCTGCTGGCGTTGCTGCGCAATCCAGTCGATTAAAGTCTGGCGAATAGCGCAACTGACTTGTTCAATTGTTTGTGAAGCATCGATAGTCTTGATGCTCGAGTCTTCTTTGGCCAGGCTCAGATAACGCGCGCGAGTACGCTCAAAAAATGCCAGCGACTCTTGCTCGATTCGGTCCAACTCGCCACGGGCGCGGGCGCGCTGCAAACCAATCACCGGTGAGAGATCAAGATACAACGTCAGGCTCGGCCGAAAATCTCCGAGTACGGTATCACGCAGGGAGGTCATTAGCTGATTATCAATACCTCGTCCTCCGCCCTGATAGGCCTGAGAAGAGAGATCATGACGATCGCCAACCACCCAGGAACCTCGGGCCAGCGCTGGTTTGATTACGTTCTCAACTAACTGAACCCGTGCGGCATACAGCATCAGCACTTCGGCTTTATCTGTAAGCTGCTCACCCTCTATGCCGTTTTTGATTAAATCACGCAGCTTTTCGGCCAGCGGGGTACCGCCCGGCTCACGGGTAAACTGAATATCGGTGATGCCCTGCTCGCGCAGAGTATTTACCACAACGTCTCGCGCAGTGGTTTTACCCGCCCCTTCAAGGCCTTCAATAACGATAAAACTACTTTTCATTCTTGTTTTTCATCAGGTCGCGATACGCGCGCACTGCCTTGTTATGGCTGTCGAGGTTGGTAGTAAAGGTATGCCCACCCTTGCCATCAGCGACAAAATAAAGAAAATCGGTTTTCGCCGGATGAGCTGCGGCTTCGATAGACGCCTCACTCGGCATCGCAATCGGCGAAGGCGGCAACCCATCAATCACGTAGGTATTATACGGCGTTGCGGTCTCAAGATCCTTCTTGCTGATAGTGCCTTTATAGCTGTCACCCATGCCGTAAATCACCGTCGGGTCAGTTTGCAGTCGCATACCGATACGCAGGCGATTGATAAACACCGAAGCAACTTCTTTACGTTCATCTTTGATCGCCGTTTCTTTCTCAATGATCGAGGCCATGGTCAGCATGTCGGTTGGCGTTTTGTAAGGCAGCGAAGTATCGCGGTCTTTCCAGATTTGATCGACCGTTTTCTCCATCCGCTGATGCGAGCGTTTCAGCAGTGACAAATCGCTGGTCCCTGCCGTGTAGGCGTAGGTATCCGGATACAACCAGCCCTCGGCGTTTTTAGCATCTTTCATGCCCAGTGCCGTGGCGATTTCATCGTCGGTTTTACCCGTCAGATCATGCTTAAGATAACCCGCTTTTTGCAACTCTTGCATCCAGTCCTGTAAGCGGAAACCTTCGACGAAACGAATATTGAACTGTGCTTCTTTGCCACTTTTTAACAGCTCGAGCATTTGACGGACCGTCATACCCTCGGGAAAACGATAGGTGCCGGCCTTGAATTCGCCCAGCTCAGGTTCAACGCGCAGTAGCCAACCAAACAACGTCGGTGATTTGATCAGCTTTTGTTGATACAGCATATCTTGCAGAACCACCCTTCCCGTCCCGGCAGGTAAGGTAAAAATCTTCTCTTTGACTATGTTTAATTTGCGATCGGCAAAACGTTCGACTTTAAGATAGCCAGCAAACGTCAAGGCCAGCAGAACAATAACAATGATGCCGAAAATTTTGGTTTTTTTATTTTTCATGATTCTTTCACTTAAATACAAATTAGCTTGTTCAACAACAACGTGGCTGTAAAAACTCGAATAGTTTCGCTGCGGTATAATGCCAGTTTTCTATCTTTCTGACTGGAAGAATTGGCATCAAGGCATTACAAACGACAACTTCTTCCGCATTTTCCAGCACTC contains the following coding sequences:
- a CDS encoding metal-dependent hydrolase, whose product is MFLVDSHCHLDSLDYQTLHSGVDDMLEKARARDVKFMLAVACTLPGYREMAELIGDRPEVAFSCGVHPLNIEGGYDFDELRKLAADPRVVAMGETGLDYFYQKEDFQLKLQQDSFRHHIRVGRELNKPVIVHTRDARQDTLDILHEEKAGECGGVLHCFTEDRATAEILLDLGFYISFSGIVTFRNAEQLREAARYVPLDRLLIETDSPYLAPVPHRGKENQPAYVRDVAEYLAVLKGVSLETLAEATTANFSRLFHVDAARLA
- the holB gene encoding DNA polymerase III subunit delta'; protein product: MNWYPWLNGPYRQLVAQYQDGRGHHALLMHAAKGMGEDALVYGLSRWLLCQRPEGEKSCGKCHSCNLMIAGNHPDWHVLTPEKGKNSLGVEPIRQLIETLYNYSQQGGAKVVWLPHAELLTEAAANALLKTLEEPPERTYFLLGCQEPSRLLPTLRSRCFYWHLTTPDAALASQWIARQLQVAPLAIQTALRLGEGTPLAALELLQPERWKQREQLFQQLTLNWQQRDLLSLLPQLNHDDAADRLFWLCSLLLDVIKTQQGAGHYTINLDQQPLIAQLASGLGNSALQKDLQGWMHCRQQLLGIVGVNRELLLTEQLLEWEHSL
- the tmk gene encoding dTMP kinase — encoded protein: MKSSFIVIEGLEGAGKTTARDVVVNTLREQGITDIQFTREPGGTPLAEKLRDLIKNGIEGEQLTDKAEVLMLYAARVQLVENVIKPALARGSWVVGDRHDLSSQAYQGGGRGIDNQLMTSLRDTVLGDFRPSLTLYLDLSPVIGLQRARARGELDRIEQESLAFFERTRARYLSLAKEDSSIKTIDASQTIEQVSCAIRQTLIDWIAQQRQQETQE
- the mltG gene encoding endolytic transglycosylase MltG; the protein is MKNKKTKIFGIIVIVLLALTFAGYLKVERFADRKLNIVKEKIFTLPAGTGRVVLQDMLYQQKLIKSPTLFGWLLRVEPELGEFKAGTYRFPEGMTVRQMLELLKSGKEAQFNIRFVEGFRLQDWMQELQKAGYLKHDLTGKTDDEIATALGMKDAKNAEGWLYPDTYAYTAGTSDLSLLKRSHQRMEKTVDQIWKDRDTSLPYKTPTDMLTMASIIEKETAIKDERKEVASVFINRLRIGMRLQTDPTVIYGMGDSYKGTISKKDLETATPYNTYVIDGLPPSPIAMPSEASIEAAAHPAKTDFLYFVADGKGGHTFTTNLDSHNKAVRAYRDLMKNKNEK